The DNA sequence TGTGGAAAAATTAACAAGAACTTTGGATGTGGTGGGCGCGCTGGTCGGTCTGATTCTGGCGGCTCCTGTCCTTTTGTTGAGCATGGCTTTAATCAAGCTGACCAGTCGTGGTCCCATCTTTTTCTGTCAAATCCGTGTGGGAGAAGGCGGACGCCTCTTCCGTATGTATAAGCTCCGGACCATGGTCGTGGACGCGGAAAGACAAAGACGTGCGCTGCTGCATCGCAATGAAATGAGCGGCCCGGTGTTCAAGATTCGTCGGGATCCAAGGATCACCTGGGTTGGCCAGTACCTTCGTAAGTTCAGCATTGATGAAATGCCCCAGTTCTGGAACGTCTTGAAGGGTGAAATGAGCCTCGTCGGCCCGCGCCCTCCCCTGCCGCGCGAAGTGAAGAAATACAAGCGCTGGCAGCTGCAAAGACTGATGGTCAAGCCCGGCCTCACCTGTCTCTGGCAGGTCAGCGGTCGCAACACCATTGGCTTTGAAGACTGGGTTCGCCTGGATATTCGCTACATCCGCACCCGCTCCTTCTGGGTCGATATGAAAATCATCCTGCAAACTTTCAAAGTTATCTTCATAAGGCCGGACGGAGCCTGATACCATAGAGGAACGGTCACCTGCCTGGACAAGGTTCCAGGCTCGCCGTTCTTCGTCCCATCACGATCGACAAGGATGTCATCATGGGTTCAAGGCTTTTGCCGGCTGCTCTGCTTTTATCCACGGTTCCGCTCCACGCGGCTCCAGTTCGAAACCTCAACACGATTGAGTACGAATACCGCGACCAGCAACTTCAAAGCCGCAATCCCAAGTTGAAGCGCCCGGATCATCTGAATATCCTGGGGGGACGCAGCCTCTTCCTCTACGATCAATCAAAACTCAACGCCCAGGCCGAACTCGGCGCCTCGGCCGGCAATTCCGGGGATTCCTCCTTCACCGCACTGCAGGCGCGAACCGCTGCGACCTGGCGAAGCGCGCACAGCGCAGATACCTTGGAAGCCGGATGGCTCAGAACACATGGAGCCGATGCCACGCAAAGACCCTTGGAACAAACCATCCTGGACGTCGGCGCGCCCTTTACTTCGACCCGCGCCGCCTACCGCCATGATCATCAGCTTGATTTGATGAACAGCGTCACGGCCGCCGCCGGCATCAGTCGCAACCTCGACGGCGACTCCGATTTGGAATCGCGTGAAGTCGCGGCCAGCTGGGCCCACCTTCTGGATCGCAACTGGACCAATACTTTGAGTCTGATTCGCGGCACCCAGAAAGTACGCGAAGGCATCAGCTCCAGCAGCTGGGAAATCAAAAACGATGACCTTTGGGTCCTGAGCAACGACTGGTCGGTCCAAACCACCCTGGGCGCGCTGCAGCAGGATATCGCCAAGGAAAAGAAAAACAGCTTCATCATGGGCGCGGCCGTTTCCTATGTTCTGCGCAGCGCCGTGCCCGAGGAACAAAAGGGCAAGGCCCAGTCGATCGCCCAGGATATGATCCGGCGCCCCGACCTCGATCGCATCGAAAACGTCAGGACGCAAAGTCAATTCCGCGCCGGCTGGGATCGGAACCTCGATCAAAGGCGGAAAGGCGATCCTCAGTTCCTGGCTGATCAATTCTATATCCAGGGACTCTGGGCCATTGATCCTGAACAGAACCTGCAGGTCGATCTGCAGCGCAGTCAGTCCATTGATAAAACCACCCCAGGCGCGGCCGGTTTGATCACCAACCTCGCGAACCTCGATTATCGCTGGACCACTGCGGTCGGGCCAGCGGCTGCAGGCGTCCTGGGAAGTTTTGGGCTTGGGATTACGCAGGAGCAGGTCAAACAAAACCCGCAGCGCTTTGATCGTCAGCTGCTGCGGGTCAGTTATGCGGTCACATTCTGATCAGATGTAATCTATGGTCACGTTCATGCGGAAATCCAGATGCTGACAGTCGCTGTCATCGTTGTCACCTGTGGTCATGAACATCAGCGTCGCCTTGGGCACGGCCTGAATCTGCTTATCAAACACGAGTCCAGCCTTGGCGGCCAGCTTCAGGAAGGCATCCTGCGGCAGCTTCAAGGACATCGTGCCATTGGTTGATGTCTTGGGAATCTGACAGAGCTGGGCGAAGTCCGCCTGCTTGGGATCAAGGCCCAGGCAGTACTTGTTCAAATCCCCGTTCAGATAATTCAGATTCTGCATGCCGTTGGGTGGCAGCCACTTATAGGACATGAGTCCATCATTATCCACGCTCAGACCGTTCGGGTAAACCAGCTGATTATTCTTCCTATCACGCGATTTGGTGGAATAGTCCTGGCTGCTGGCGACGACCAGGTTGTTCAGCGTGATCATGATCTCATCATCAAAACGCATCGGCTGCTGGGGCGCATCGAATTTCATATTGCAAAGACGGGTCATGCCCTGGAGCGGAAGCTCGACCGTCTCCTCGCGACGAGCGCGAATCACTTCGTTCTTGCGGCTCAGGTTATCGTTCTTCTCAAATTCACAGGTTGCCGTCTTGGCCGGAAAGAAAAGAGGCACGGCCTTCGACTTGAGCGTGCCGTTTTTCGCGGCGTCGGCGCAGGCCACCTTCACGTCATCCACGACGGGAGGGGGAGCCGGCACCTGGAGTTTGGTTTCCGCTGTGATGACTTCGACCGCTTCGATCGGTTCATCGATCACGGGCGCAGGTGAACCCGAGATTTCGCCAGTGGCGTCCTCCGAGACGGTAGGCTCGCTATCCGCAACGTCTTCAACGCTTTTGAAGGCTGCCGGTTTGCACGATGCGGCCAGGATCATGATGAAGAGTAAGGTGAAGCTTGCTTGCATGAGATCGTCCCTCCCCAACACATTATCGGTGGGTTGGACCAAAACCTTGCCCGGTCCTTTATTCCTTTTTGGAATCATTTGCTTAGGCACTTCATTTCATTCGGCAAGATTTTTCCGCATTTCCCATAGCAAATGGCTTAAATAGGGCCGCCGATTCTCGCCGGTCGCCACCATCAGAAGCTTGGTGATCTTAAGATCCTCGGGTTCAGCCAGGGCCAGAAGGACAAGCTCCCGAATATAATTGGTGCCAAGGGTTACATAGTTATCCGTACCCACCCCCAGATCCACGCCCTTCTTTTCCCACCAGGAAAAGGGGTGATCCTTGAAGCCCGGCACGACCGTCGTCAGCTTCTGATTGCTGGTCGGCAGGGCTGTCACAGTCATGGATTTATCCAGGACCCGGTTCAGGACATCATGCTGATAATGCTCCACCTCGCGCGCATGATGGAACTTCACCTTCACAAAGCGATTGATCTCCTGGGGTGACAGCGGAACACCCTGATAAAGCTTATCCAAAACTCCGCGATGCTCGGTCCACTGCATTTCGTCCAGCTCCCGTCCCAGGGTGGACTGGGGATGGACGCTCAGCTTCTGATCATTCAGATCCAGGGCCTGCTCCAGCATGATGTGATAGTAGGAGTTCGGGTTGATGCCCAGCGCCAGACCGTGCTCCAGGGTATCAATTCGCCAGATATTCATGGCGTTATCCACGGCCTGGATGCCGCGTTTTAATGTATGGAACGTTTCACCGTGATGACTGCGGATCGAAAAGCCGCGTGACGCCAGTTTTCGCAGGCCCTGCTGCATCTCGGCGAAGTGTTCCTTGCGATAAAGGCTGCGCTCATCACCCACGGTATCGACTTCCTGCAGATACGGCACCAGCTCAGGATAGCGATCCAGGATGTCGATGATCTCATCCACCTGGGCCTGGAAATGAAGCTTTTTCGTCGCAAAACGCTGATCATAGAAACCCGGTTCCTTACGGAAGCAGGGCGAAAGCGCGAATTGAAACTGCGGCACTTCCTTCTGAAAGGCGCGGAATCCTTCGTAAAGCCCGAGCAGGCCTTCCTCGTTGGTCAGGTTCTCGGCACCCGGGATCTGCTCCTTGGGATCTGTCGTCAATCGGGAATAGGTGAACTTGATGCGGATGAAGCCGACGTTATGCTGCTCCATCATCGTGCGCGCCATGTGATAAGCGGCGGCCCGGTGCGCCTCGCGATCGATGAGCACCAGCTTCGGCAGATAAAGCACCTGCAGATAGCGTTCGAAGCGTTCGCTGTCGCGCAGGGTGAGCATGCGCTCCACATCATCCACGGTCTTCAGCTGATCGGCCTCGTCCCCATAAACCGCCCGCAGCTTGTCCAGGCAGAGTGGTCCCTCGGGACCGTCCAGGCGCTTCTTCAAAAGCGGATAAAGAAACGAAGCCTGAAGAGCGCCCGTGAGATGCGTGTGCTCCTCGCGGAAGGGCAAGGGGAAGGCTTTAAAGAATCGGTAAAGAGACTGACCGACCGGATGATCCGCGAGGCTCTGGATATCACCCACTCCTCTTTGGCAAAGGATCAATTTTTGCCGAAAGGCCGCAATCATCTGCTGCAGATCCGTGTGACCCTTGAGCCTTCTGGAGTTCTGAAAGATCTCCAGAGTGGGCATAAGGGGCAAACCGTTGGTTTCCGCGATGAGCGAAATCAGCTCCTGGGTGAGACGTTCCTGAAGGTCCTGCGAGCCAACCACCGATTTCTGCATGTCTTCCACCTCCTTGCAAGGGCCGCCGCTCATGGGATGTGCCCGGTATACCGATCGTAAAGTATAGCGGGATTGAAGGGCTTCGTCTTTGGCTTTTTGC is a window from the Oligoflexus sp. genome containing:
- a CDS encoding sugar transferase, which codes for MHAQVQHQEISRGTYASPRPAKRRYERRHGSRIERDEQPVRRFTPGRIPVVRRQPHVEKLTRTLDVVGALVGLILAAPVLLLSMALIKLTSRGPIFFCQIRVGEGGRLFRMYKLRTMVVDAERQRRALLHRNEMSGPVFKIRRDPRITWVGQYLRKFSIDEMPQFWNVLKGEMSLVGPRPPLPREVKKYKRWQLQRLMVKPGLTCLWQVSGRNTIGFEDWVRLDIRYIRTRSFWVDMKIILQTFKVIFIRPDGA